The following are from one region of the Epinephelus fuscoguttatus linkage group LG11, E.fuscoguttatus.final_Chr_v1 genome:
- the LOC125897550 gene encoding basic proline-rich protein-like — TPGPQRPGPAGPGPQRPGPQRPGPAGPGPQRPGPQRPGPAGPGPAGPGPQRPGPAGPVPAGPGPQRPGPAGPGPQRPGPQRPGPQRPGPAGPGPQRPGPQRPGPA; from the coding sequence ACACCAGGACCACAGAGACCAGGACCAGCAGGACCAGGACCACAGAGACCAGGACCACAGAGACCAGGACCAGCAGGACCAGGACCACAGAGACCAGGACCACAGAGACCAGGACCAGCAGGACCAGGACCAGCAGGACCAGGACCACAGAGACCAGGACCAGCAGGACCAGTACCAGCAGGACCAGGACCACAGAGACCAGGACCAGCAGGACCAGGACCACAGAGACCAGGACCACAGAGACCAGGACCACAGAGACCAGGACCAGCAGGACCAGGACCACAGAGACCAGGACCACAGAGACCAGGACCAGCTTGA
- the tmem251 gene encoding transmembrane protein 251 yields MMNFRQRMGWVGVALYLLLSVMAVYYVFEVHSFSLEHVQRGVVDPSAPPLAVSWSQSVSARLPPLPVWIWASVFLLPYLQLFLFLFSCTRADPRAVGYCVLPVCLALLCSRHATRKPANQRGQLLIDT; encoded by the coding sequence ATGATGAACTTCCGTCAGCGGATGGGATGGGTGGGCGTGGCTCTCTACCTGCTGCTCAGCGTCATGGCAGTGTACTATGTATTTGAGGTTCACAGTTTCAGTCTGGAGCACGTGCAGAGAGGCGTGGTCGACCCGTCGGCTCCACCCCTCGCTGTCAGCTGGTCTCAGAGCGTCAGCGCTCGTCTGCCGCCACTTCCTGTCTGGATATGGGCATCAGTCTTCCTGCTGCCGTACCTGCagctcttcctcttcctgttctcCTGTACAAGAGCCGACCCTCGAGCAGTTGGATACTGCGTCCTTCCTGTCTGCCTCGCCTTGCTCTGCAGCCGCCACGCCACCCGCAAACCGGCCAATCAGAGGGGTCAGCTGCTCATCGACACGTAG
- the ubr7 gene encoding putative E3 ubiquitin-protein ligase UBR7 isoform X1: MMSEEQTVSLVDVLEEDEELEEEASAVLAGSDSDHCSYPQGYVKRQALYACSTCTPKGGEAAGVCLACSYKCHEGHDLFELYTKRNFRCDCGNRKFNELQCKLHPEKEEVNSLNKYSHNFFGVYCTCNRPYPDPDDQVEDEMIQCVVCEDWLHGRHLGCVVPDCVELQEMICESCMNKNPLLWTYAAHLSVPGAAQVKEESGADESNTDLPKKEEKGDDVIEPSCKRSREEAEPSCRLKQLQATGQKRVQSGAVFWPSVWRSKLCSCSTCKECLSKAGLSFLLDESDTVLAYENEGKNNEQRQQGHDPLMSALDNLNRVQQLEIIHGYNDMKSELKDFLQRFAAEGKVVTPDDIRQFFEQQQSRKRRRDDAGRFYCT, encoded by the exons atgatgtcagaggaaCAGACGGTGTCTCTGGTCGATGTtctggaggaggatgaggagctggaggaagaAGCTTCAGCCGTGTTGGCAGGAAGTGACTCTGATCACTGCTCATATCCTCAG ggttATGTGAAGCGTCAGGCTCTGTACGCCTGCAGCACCTGCACACCAAAGGGAGGAGAGGCAGCCGGAGTCTGTTTGGCCTGTTCGTACAAGTGTCATGAAGGTCACGACCTCTTTGAACTCTACACCAAGAG GAACTTCCGCTGTGActgtggaaacaggaagttcAACGAGCTGCAGTGTAAACTCCACCCT gagaaggaggaggtcaACAGTCTGAACAAATACAGTCATAACTTCTTTGGAGTTTACTGTACCTGCAACCGGCCGTACCCAGACCCAGACGACCAG GTGGAGGACGAGATGAttcagtgtgtggtgtgtgaggACTGGCTTCATGGCAGG cacctGGGCTGTGTGGTTCCAGACTGTGTGGAGCTGCAGGAGATGATCTGTGAATCCTGTATGAACAAAAACCCTCTGCTCTGGACCTACGCTGCCCACCTGTCAG TTCCAGGTGCAGCACAAGTGAAGGAGGAGTCAGGAGCTGATGAGTCAAACACAGACCTTCcgaaaaaagaagagaag ggtgatgatgtcatcgAACCCAGCTGTAAGAGGAGCCGTGAGGAGGCGgagccaagctgcagactgaaGCAGCTGCAGGCGACTGGTCAGAAAAGAGTCCAATCAGGAGCCGTGTTCTGGCCGTCAGTGTGGCGCTCCAAACTCTGCTCCTGCAGCACCTGCAAG GAGTGTCTGTCTAAAGCTGGCCTGTCCTTCCTGTTGGATGAGTCGGACACCGTCCTCGCCTACGAGAACGAAGGAAAGAACAACGAACAGAGACAGCAAGGACACGACCCTCTGATGTCGGCTCTTGACAACCTGAACCGAGTGCAGCAGCTGGAGATCATCCACG GGTACAACGACATGAAGAGTGAACTGAAGGACTTCCTGCAGAGGTTCGCAGCAGAAGGAAAG GTGGTGACTCCTGACGACATCCGTCAGTTCTtcgagcagcagcagagtcgTAAGAGACGGCGAGACGATGCCGGGCGCTTCTACTGCACctga
- the ubr7 gene encoding putative E3 ubiquitin-protein ligase UBR7 isoform X2 codes for MMSEEQTVSLVDVLEEDEELEEEASAVLAGSDSDHCSYPQGYVKRQALYACSTCTPKGGEAAGVCLACSYKCHEGHDLFELYTKRNFRCDCGNRKFNELQCKLHPEKEEVNSLNKYSHNFFGVYCTCNRPYPDPDDQVEDEMIQCVVCEDWLHGRHLGCVVPDCVELQEMICESCMNKNPLLWTYAAHLSGAAQVKEESGADESNTDLPKKEEKGDDVIEPSCKRSREEAEPSCRLKQLQATGQKRVQSGAVFWPSVWRSKLCSCSTCKECLSKAGLSFLLDESDTVLAYENEGKNNEQRQQGHDPLMSALDNLNRVQQLEIIHGYNDMKSELKDFLQRFAAEGKVVTPDDIRQFFEQQQSRKRRRDDAGRFYCT; via the exons atgatgtcagaggaaCAGACGGTGTCTCTGGTCGATGTtctggaggaggatgaggagctggaggaagaAGCTTCAGCCGTGTTGGCAGGAAGTGACTCTGATCACTGCTCATATCCTCAG ggttATGTGAAGCGTCAGGCTCTGTACGCCTGCAGCACCTGCACACCAAAGGGAGGAGAGGCAGCCGGAGTCTGTTTGGCCTGTTCGTACAAGTGTCATGAAGGTCACGACCTCTTTGAACTCTACACCAAGAG GAACTTCCGCTGTGActgtggaaacaggaagttcAACGAGCTGCAGTGTAAACTCCACCCT gagaaggaggaggtcaACAGTCTGAACAAATACAGTCATAACTTCTTTGGAGTTTACTGTACCTGCAACCGGCCGTACCCAGACCCAGACGACCAG GTGGAGGACGAGATGAttcagtgtgtggtgtgtgaggACTGGCTTCATGGCAGG cacctGGGCTGTGTGGTTCCAGACTGTGTGGAGCTGCAGGAGATGATCTGTGAATCCTGTATGAACAAAAACCCTCTGCTCTGGACCTACGCTGCCCACCTGTCAG GTGCAGCACAAGTGAAGGAGGAGTCAGGAGCTGATGAGTCAAACACAGACCTTCcgaaaaaagaagagaag ggtgatgatgtcatcgAACCCAGCTGTAAGAGGAGCCGTGAGGAGGCGgagccaagctgcagactgaaGCAGCTGCAGGCGACTGGTCAGAAAAGAGTCCAATCAGGAGCCGTGTTCTGGCCGTCAGTGTGGCGCTCCAAACTCTGCTCCTGCAGCACCTGCAAG GAGTGTCTGTCTAAAGCTGGCCTGTCCTTCCTGTTGGATGAGTCGGACACCGTCCTCGCCTACGAGAACGAAGGAAAGAACAACGAACAGAGACAGCAAGGACACGACCCTCTGATGTCGGCTCTTGACAACCTGAACCGAGTGCAGCAGCTGGAGATCATCCACG GGTACAACGACATGAAGAGTGAACTGAAGGACTTCCTGCAGAGGTTCGCAGCAGAAGGAAAG GTGGTGACTCCTGACGACATCCGTCAGTTCTtcgagcagcagcagagtcgTAAGAGACGGCGAGACGATGCCGGGCGCTTCTACTGCACctga
- the si:dkey-85n7.8 gene encoding COX8 domain-containing protein, with the protein MASGVLRMMGNVSVSTLTRPKDILRETKKTIYSKPPRNKIGATQSFFVISVFAVAMLTPAAWILHHLPEYRQRSHRTPRH; encoded by the exons ATGGCGAGCGGCGTCCTGAGGATGATGggaaatgtttctgtgtccacTCTGACTCGTCCCAAAGACATCCTGAGGGAGACGAAGAAGACGATCTACAGCAAACCTCCCAGGAACAAGATTGGAGCCACG CAAAGTTTCTTCGTCATATCGGTGTTTGCGGTGGCCATGTTGACTCCGGCTGCCTGGATCCTTCATCACCTGCCTGAGTACCGCCAGAGGTCCCACCGGACGCCCAGACACTGa